A window of the Gossypium hirsutum isolate 1008001.06 chromosome A05, Gossypium_hirsutum_v2.1, whole genome shotgun sequence genome harbors these coding sequences:
- the LOC107957953 gene encoding cytokinin dehydrogenase 5 isoform X2, with the protein MHPASSQDVAQLVKAAYGSNFGFTVSARGHGHSINGQAQTANGVVVQMSGSKGGSGMASGRKPPHPRVWPQERFVDVWGGELWIDVLRSTLQHGLAPKSWTDYLYLSVGGTLSNAGISGQAFNHGPQISNVHELDVVTGKGELLTCSEEQNSEMFHAVLGGLGQFGIITRARISLEPAPQRVRWIRVLYSNFSIFTSDQEYLISLHEQPASQKFDYVEGFVIVDEGLINNWRSSFFSPHNPVKISSLDPNGGVLYCLEIAKNYHESTASTVDQEVESLLKKLNFIPASVFTTDLPYVDFLDRVHKAELKLRSKGLWEVPHPWLNLFVPKSKIADFDKGVFKGILGNKTSGPILIYPMNKNKWDHRSSAVTPDEDVFYLVALLRSALDNGEETHSLEYLTNQNRQILRFCDEAGITVKQYLPHYTTHQEWVDHFGNKWDRFYRLKMEFDPRHILASGQQIFTPTNMASWR; encoded by the exons ATGCATCCGGCTTCTTCTCAGGACGTAGCTCAACTTGTAAAAGCAGCCTACGGGTCAAATTTCGGCTTCACCGTGTCAGCTAGGGGACACGGCCATTCTATAAACGGACAGGCTCAGACCGCAAACGGGGTGGTGGTTCAGATGAGTGGGTCGAAAGGAGGAAGTGGGATGGCATCAGGGAGGAAACCACCTCATCCTCGAGTGTGGCCTCAAGAGAGGTTCGTGGACGTGTGGGGTGGTGAGCTGTGGATAGATGTGTTGAGGAGTACCCTACAGCATGGACTCGCACCAAAATCATGGACGGATTACTTGTACCTTTCTGTTGGTGGAACGTTATCAAATGCTGGAATTAGTGGCCAAGCTTTCAATCACGGTCCACAAATTAGCAATGTCCACGAACTCGACGTCGTTACAG GGAAAGGTGAGCTTTTGACATGCTCAGAAGAACAAAACTCAGAGATGTTTCATGCTGTTCTTGGCGGTTTAGGACAATTTGGAATAATCACCAGAGCTAGAATTTCTCTTGAGCCAGCTCCACAAAGG GTGAGGTGGATCAGGGTACTGTATTCCAATTTCTCGATTTTTACAAGCGACCAAGAATATCTGATTTCACTGCATGAACAACCAGCTAGCCAAAAATTCGACTATGTTGAAGGCTTCGTTATAGTAGATGAAGGTCTCATCAACAATTGGAGGTCGTCCTTCTTTTCCCCTCACAACCCTGTCAAAATTTCTTCTCTTGATCCTAATGGAGGCGTTTTGTATTGCTTGGAGATCGCCAAGAACTACCATGAATCTACTGCTTCTACCGTCGACCAG GAAGTAGAGTCGTTGttgaagaaattaaatttcataccGGCATCCGTCTTTACAACTGATCTGCCGTATGTGGATTTCTTGGACCGGGTCCATAAAGCGGAGTTGAAGCTCCGATCCAAAGGTTTATGGGAGGTTCCCCACCCTTGGCTAAACCTCTTTGTCCCCAAATCAAAGATTGCTGACTTTGACAAGGGAGTCTTCAAGGGTATTTTGGGTAATAAAACAAGTGGACCGATTCTCATCTACCCGATGAACAAAAACAA ATGGGACCATAGGAGCTCCGCGGTTACGCCGGATGAGGATGTGTTTTACCTGGTGGCGTTACTAAGATCAGCCTTGGATAATGGGGAGGAAACCCATAGCCTGGAGTACCTAACCAATCAGAACCGTCAGATTCTCAGATTCTGTGATGAAGCTGGGATCACAGTGAAGCAGTATTTACCTCATTACACGACACATCAAGAGTGGGTGGACCACTTTGGAAATAAGTGGGATCGGTTCTATCGATTGAAAATGGAATTTGACCCTAGGCACATTTTGGCTTCAGGCCAACAGATTTTCACACCCACCAATATGGCTTCATGGCGATGA
- the LOC121228877 gene encoding uncharacterized protein: protein MVLVNGDWNLDLFRLWLPEEVVRRIISIPLPLDQAGPNFLSWSRTTSGVFSVKSAYFLLKDEFWNPKEATWSMLWKIPGPQRVKHFIWLILKQRLLTNSERVMRGIAQDATCHLCGYIKEYTLHFLEIALLQGRFGKTSSLLISLGVSTLRIWKNRNLSIFQGHAMHPKDIVSVSYSWAKHFLFVHNDETTSQLNKGEWILGECSIATAELWGVLNGLLILQKQGYDEVIIQSDNLENVISINDSKMGDSQNSLIRRIQQILSFEEKWSLNYALRVTNQVADALAKRAPSSAESLNIIEDPPLEIKKILKNDNSFVNLFLTFSL, encoded by the exons ATGGTTTTAGTCAATGGTGATTGGAATCTTGATCTTTTTAGATTATGGCTGCCAGAAGAAGTGGTTAGGCGCATCATCAGCATTCCCCTTCCTCTAGATCAGGCCGGACCGAATTTTCTTTCTTGGTCTAGAACGACATCAGGGGTTTTTTCTGTGAAAAGTGCGTACTTTTTGCTAAAAGATGAGTTTTGGAATCCGAAGGAGGCGACTTGGAGCATGCTTTGGAAAATTCCAGGACCTCAACGTGTGAAACATTTCATCTGGTTAATTCTCAAGCAGAGGCTTCTAACTAACTCTGAAAGAGTTATGAGGGGTATTGCGCAAGATGCGACGTGCCATCTATGTGGTTATATTAAGGAATATACTCTTCATTTCTTAGAGATTGCTCTTTTGCAAGGGAGATTTGGCAAAACATCATCCCTGCTAATCAGCTTGGGAGTTTCTACTCTG CGCATCTGGAAAAATCGAAATTTGTCCATCTTTCAAGGACATGCTATGCACCCAAAGGACATTGTCAGTGTCTCTTATAGCTGGGCAAAGCACTTTCTCTTCGTCCATAATGATGAGACGACTTCTCAGCTGAA CAAAGGGGAGTGGATCTTGGGGGAATGCTCAATTGCGACAGCTGAATTGTGGGGCGTACTAAATGGACTACTTATTCTCCAAAAACAAGGCTATGATGAGGTCATTATACAATCAGACAACCTTGAGAACGTGATCTCTATCAATGACAGTAAAATGGGTGATTCACAAAACTCTTTGATAAGGAGAATTCAACAAATTCTATCATTTGAAGAGAAGTGGTCTTTGAATTATGCTCTTAGAGTTACTAATCAAGTAGCTGATGCTTTGGCAAAAAGGGCTCCGTCGAGTGCTGAATCTTTGAACATTATTGAGGATCCCCCGTTGGAGATTAAAAAGATTCTGAAGAATGATAATTCTTTTGTTAACTTGTTTCTGACTTTCTCTTTGTAA
- the LOC107957953 gene encoding cytokinin dehydrogenase 5 isoform X1, with the protein MATKLLLTFAICRLIVTVGLTLDPTELLLLGVDAQLSVDPTDVKAASLDFGLLIGAQPPLAVMHPASSQDVAQLVKAAYGSNFGFTVSARGHGHSINGQAQTANGVVVQMSGSKGGSGMASGRKPPHPRVWPQERFVDVWGGELWIDVLRSTLQHGLAPKSWTDYLYLSVGGTLSNAGISGQAFNHGPQISNVHELDVVTGKGELLTCSEEQNSEMFHAVLGGLGQFGIITRARISLEPAPQRVRWIRVLYSNFSIFTSDQEYLISLHEQPASQKFDYVEGFVIVDEGLINNWRSSFFSPHNPVKISSLDPNGGVLYCLEIAKNYHESTASTVDQEVESLLKKLNFIPASVFTTDLPYVDFLDRVHKAELKLRSKGLWEVPHPWLNLFVPKSKIADFDKGVFKGILGNKTSGPILIYPMNKNKWDHRSSAVTPDEDVFYLVALLRSALDNGEETHSLEYLTNQNRQILRFCDEAGITVKQYLPHYTTHQEWVDHFGNKWDRFYRLKMEFDPRHILASGQQIFTPTNMASWR; encoded by the exons ATGGCAACTAAGCTTCTTCTAACATTCGCTATTTGTAGATTGATTGTTACTGTGGGATTGACCTTGGACCCCACGGAGCTTCTCCTCCTGGGAGTTGACGCTCAACTCAGCGTCGACCCCACCGACGTTAAAGCCGCTTCTCTCGATTTCGGCTTGCTCATAGGAGCTCAGCCGCCGCTTGCTGTCATGCATCCGGCTTCTTCTCAGGACGTAGCTCAACTTGTAAAAGCAGCCTACGGGTCAAATTTCGGCTTCACCGTGTCAGCTAGGGGACACGGCCATTCTATAAACGGACAGGCTCAGACCGCAAACGGGGTGGTGGTTCAGATGAGTGGGTCGAAAGGAGGAAGTGGGATGGCATCAGGGAGGAAACCACCTCATCCTCGAGTGTGGCCTCAAGAGAGGTTCGTGGACGTGTGGGGTGGTGAGCTGTGGATAGATGTGTTGAGGAGTACCCTACAGCATGGACTCGCACCAAAATCATGGACGGATTACTTGTACCTTTCTGTTGGTGGAACGTTATCAAATGCTGGAATTAGTGGCCAAGCTTTCAATCACGGTCCACAAATTAGCAATGTCCACGAACTCGACGTCGTTACAG GGAAAGGTGAGCTTTTGACATGCTCAGAAGAACAAAACTCAGAGATGTTTCATGCTGTTCTTGGCGGTTTAGGACAATTTGGAATAATCACCAGAGCTAGAATTTCTCTTGAGCCAGCTCCACAAAGG GTGAGGTGGATCAGGGTACTGTATTCCAATTTCTCGATTTTTACAAGCGACCAAGAATATCTGATTTCACTGCATGAACAACCAGCTAGCCAAAAATTCGACTATGTTGAAGGCTTCGTTATAGTAGATGAAGGTCTCATCAACAATTGGAGGTCGTCCTTCTTTTCCCCTCACAACCCTGTCAAAATTTCTTCTCTTGATCCTAATGGAGGCGTTTTGTATTGCTTGGAGATCGCCAAGAACTACCATGAATCTACTGCTTCTACCGTCGACCAG GAAGTAGAGTCGTTGttgaagaaattaaatttcataccGGCATCCGTCTTTACAACTGATCTGCCGTATGTGGATTTCTTGGACCGGGTCCATAAAGCGGAGTTGAAGCTCCGATCCAAAGGTTTATGGGAGGTTCCCCACCCTTGGCTAAACCTCTTTGTCCCCAAATCAAAGATTGCTGACTTTGACAAGGGAGTCTTCAAGGGTATTTTGGGTAATAAAACAAGTGGACCGATTCTCATCTACCCGATGAACAAAAACAA ATGGGACCATAGGAGCTCCGCGGTTACGCCGGATGAGGATGTGTTTTACCTGGTGGCGTTACTAAGATCAGCCTTGGATAATGGGGAGGAAACCCATAGCCTGGAGTACCTAACCAATCAGAACCGTCAGATTCTCAGATTCTGTGATGAAGCTGGGATCACAGTGAAGCAGTATTTACCTCATTACACGACACATCAAGAGTGGGTGGACCACTTTGGAAATAAGTGGGATCGGTTCTATCGATTGAAAATGGAATTTGACCCTAGGCACATTTTGGCTTCAGGCCAACAGATTTTCACACCCACCAATATGGCTTCATGGCGATGA
- the LOC107957952 gene encoding probable ubiquitin-conjugating enzyme E2 18, with product MTSSSAHSRKALSKIACNRLQKELVEWQVNPPAGFKHKVTDNLQRWIIEVNGAPGTIYANETYQLQVDFPEHYPMEAPQVIFIPPAPLHPHIYSNGHICLDILYDSWSPAMTVSSICISILSMLSSATLKQRPTDNDRYVKNCRNGRSPKETRWWFHDDKV from the exons ATGACTAGCTCCTCCGCTCATTCACGCAAG GCTTTAAGCAAGATCGCATGTAATAGACTCCAGAAAGAGTTAGTGGAGTGGCAAGTTAATCCACCTGCCGGATTTAAGCACAAAGTAACTGATAATCTCCAAAG ATGGATAATCGAAGTCAACGGAGCCCCTGGAACGATTTATGCGAATGAAACTTATCAGCTTCAAGTTGATTTTCCTGAGCATTACCCTATGGAGGCACCCCAG GTGATTTTCATCCCTCCGGCTCCTCTACATCCTCACATTTATAGCAATGGACATATTTGTTTAG ATATTCTGTATGATAGCTGGTCCCCGGCTATGACTGTCAGTTCCATTTGTATCAGCATCCTCTCCATGTTATCAAGCGCAACTTTGAAG CAACGGCCAACTGATAATGATCGATACGTTAAGAACTGTCGGAATGGGAGATCTCCCAAGGAGACGAGATGGTGGTTCCATGATGATAAAGTGTAA
- the LOC107957956 gene encoding LOW QUALITY PROTEIN: jacalin-related lectin 3 (The sequence of the model RefSeq protein was modified relative to this genomic sequence to represent the inferred CDS: deleted 1 base in 1 codon) — protein MSTEDDKKPVSVGPWGGQGGTSWDDGVYCTIRQLVIAHGSGIDSVQIEYDTKGNSLWSRKHGGNGGSKTDKVKLDFPDEFLTSIHGYYGSLNQRGPIIGRSLTFHSNRKAYGPFGIEQGTSFSMNKGKIVGFRGRSGWYLDAIGVYSKPVLKLNPSKPIVNAQSLAATGPEKSGYSVIQGSVGESYDIVLAVRQRDGFVNPQPRELIRQNSSSSSSDDSSSISDSYESPSKVTGGVLTYGPWGGQGGTKFDDGTYTGIRQIVLSRNVGIVSLKVCYDREGQAVWGSKHGGTGGFKTEKIMFDYPSEILTHITGTFAPLMYMGPNVIRSLTFYTNKGKHGPYGDEQGPSFTNKMNEGKIVGFLGREGLFLDAVGVHVMEGKVPPPKPSYSQAIIQSERPIAEIDNSPWSNKLVLARRGPVEEVACGVVKEPSPCGPGPWGGDGGRAWDDGVYSGIKQIFITKSEAICSIQIEYDRNGQSVWSPRHGGHGGTTTHRVKLDYPHEVLICISGYYGSINDEEKFKVIRSLTFYTSRGKYGPFGEEVGTYFTSTTTQGKVVGFHGRCSSYLDAIGVHMQHWLGNQKASKMSLFKIFS, from the exons ATG AGTACTGAGGATGATAAGAAGCCTGTATCAGTTGGACCATGGGGAGGCCAAGGCGGCACTTCTTGGGATGATGGAGTTTACTGCACGATAAGGCAATTGGTGATAGCTCATGGATCCGGCATTGACTCGGTCCAGATTGAGTATGATACTAAAGGGAACTCTCTTTGGTCAAGGAAGCATGGAGGAAATGGAGGCTCTAAGACAGATAAG GTCAAACTTGATTTTCCAGACGAGTTTCTTACTTCAATCCATGGGTACTATGGGAGCCTGAACCAACGAGGACCAATTATTGGTCGTTCGCTAACTTTCCATAGCAACAGGAAAGCATATGGACCCTTTGGTATTGAACAAGGAACTAGTTTCTCAATGAACAAAGGCAAGATCGTTGGATTCCGTGGCAGGagtggttggtatttggatgcaATTGGAGTGTATTCAAAGCCAGTACTAAAACTAAACCCTTCAAAGCCTATTGTTAATGCCCAAAGTTTAGCTGCTACTGGGCCTGAAAAAAGTGGCTATTCAGTGATCCAGGGAAGTGTTGGAGAAAGCTACGACATTGTTCTAGCTGTGAGGCAGAGGGATGGATTTGTGAATCCCCAGCCAAGGGAACTCATAAGGCAAAATTCTAGCTCTAGTAGCTCTGACGATTCGA GTTCCATTTCGGACTCCTATGAAAGTCCCTCCAAGGTTACCGGA GGAGTGTTAACTTATGGACCCTGGGGTGGCCAAGGTGGAACCAAGTTTGATGATGGAACCTATACTGGTATAAGGCAAATCGTTTTATCACGCAATGTTGGAATTGTATCATTGAAGGTTTGCTATGATCGTGAGGGACAAGCAGTATGGGGAAGCAAACATGGAGGGACCGGAGGATTCAAAACTGAAAAA ATAATGTTCGATTATCCATCAGAAATTTTGACACACATCACAGGAACGTTTGCGCCTTTAATGTATATGGGGCCTAATGTGATAAGGTCGCTTACATTCTACACCAACAAAGGAAAACATGGACCATATGGAGATGAACAAGGACCTTCTTTCACTAACAAAATGAATGAAGGCAAGATTGTTGGATTCCTTGGCAGAGAGGGTTTATTCCTGGATGCTGTTGGTGTACATGTAATGGAAGGGAAAGTACCACCTCCGAAACCATCTTATTCCCAAGCAATCATCCAAAGTGAAAGGCCTATAGCTGAGATCGATAACTCTCCATGGTCTAACAAACTAGTTCTAGCAAGGAGAGGACCAGTTGAAGAG GTTGCTTGTGGTGTTGTAAAAGAACCATCACCATGCGGACCTGGTCCTTGGGGAGGGGATGGAGGGAGAGCATGGGATGACGGAGTGTATTCTGGGATTAAGCAAATATTTATTACCAAATCTGAAGCTATTTGCTCGATTCAAATCGAGTACGATCGAAATGGACAATCTGTTTGGTCTCCAAGACATGGAGGCCATGGAGGCACCACCACACATAGG GTAAAACTGGATTACCCGCACGAGGTACTCATCTGCATATCAGGCTATTATGGCTCCATAAATGATGAAGAGAAATTCAAAGTTATAAGGTCGTTAACATTTTATACCAGCAGAGGGAAGTACGGTCCATTCGGTGAGGAGGTAGGCACATATTTCACTTCAACTACAACACAGGGGAAGGTGGTGGGGTTCCATGGGAGATGCAGCTCTTACTTGGATGCTATTGGAGTTCATATGCAGCACTGGCTGGGAAATCAGAAAGCCTCTAAGATGTCtctcttcaaaattttcagtTGA
- the LOC107957954 gene encoding pentatricopeptide repeat-containing protein At1g19720-like has translation MENLMITCISKPPVIIPTKHDNLSEFSQPPTKLSFTYTKNINNPKITDNHVKYLARSGRLAEAVAALDSIALSGSQVRPNTFISLLQACIDFGSLDLGRKLHARIHLVKESDPFVETKLVSMYAKCGSFADARKVFDGMSQKNLYTWSAMIGAYSRLSRWKEVVELFFLMMEDGVLPDEFLFPRILQACANCGDVRTGRLLHSLVIRLGMVCYTRVSNSVLAVYAKCGKLRSARRFFHYMNERDRVTWNSMLLAYCQKGENDEAYKLFNGMWGEGIEPCIVSWNILINSYNQLGRCDVALGLMKEMESSRVSPDVFTWTSMISGLAQNGRRWQALFLFKEMLLAGIKPNGVTITSAVSACASLKVLKLGLEIHSIALRMGITDNVLVGNSLIDMYAKCGELEAARQVFDMIEEKDVYTWNSMIAGYCQAGYCGKAYELFIKMQESDVKPNVITWNTMISGYIQNGDEDRAMDLFQRIEQDGKIRRNTASWNALIAGYVQLGAIDKAFGVFRQMQSCSISPNSVTILSILPGCANLIATKKVKEIHSCILRRDLEFVISISNSLIDTYAKSGNILYSRNIFDGMSTRDIISWNSIIGGYVLHGCFDAALDLFYQMRKLGLKPNRGTFLSIILAHSIAKMVDEGKQIFSSISDNYDIIPAIEHYSAMIDLYGRSGRLGEAMEFIEDMPIEPDSSVWTSLLTASRIHKDIALAVLAGERSLDLEPGNIVVNQLMYQIYSLCGKLDDSSKVRKLEKESTLRRSLGHSWIEVRNKVHTFVTGDQSKPSSNLLHSWVQNITREVNIDDHHGGVFIEEEEKEEIGGIHSEKLAIAFALISSPSSPQSIRIVKNTRMCRNCHLTAKYVSLRFGCEIYLSDTKFFHHFKNGRCSCGDYW, from the coding sequence ATGGAGAATCTGATGATTACTTGTATTTCAAAACCTCCTGTAATAATCCCAACAAAACATGACAACTTATCTGAATTTTCTCAACCCCCAACCAAGCTCTCCTTTACTTACACAAAAAACATCAACAACCCAAAAATCACCGACAACCATGTAAAGTACCTCGCACGAAGCGGCCGCCTAGCTGAAGCTGTAGCCGCTCTTGATTCAATTGCTCTCAGTGGGTCTCAGGTAAGACCCAATACCTTCATTAGTTTACTTCAGGCTTGCATTGATTTCGGGTCTCTCGACTTGGGTCGAAAACTCCATGCCCGAATCCATTTAGTTAAAGAAAGTGACCCGTTCGTTGAAACCAAACTTGTCAGCATGTATGCGAAATGTGGGTCCTTTGCTGATGCTCGTAAGGTGTTCGATGGAATGAGTCAAAAGAATTTGTACACTTGGTCTGCTATGATTGGTGCGTATTCCAGATTGTCGAGGTGGAAGGAAGTTGTGGAACTTTTCTTTTTGATGATGGAAGATGGTGTTTTGCCTGATGAATTTTTGTTTCCGAGAATTTTGCAAGCTTGTGCTAATTGTGGGGATGTTAGGACCGGGAGATTGCTGCATTCTTTAGTAATTAGATTGGGGATGGTTTGTTATACACGTGTTAGTAATTCGGTTTTAGCTGTTTATGCAAAGTGTGGGAAATTGAGGTCTGCGAGGAGGTTTTTCCATTACATGAACGAGAGGGATAGAGTGACTTGGAATTCAATGTTATTGGCGTATTGTCAGAAGGGCGAGAATGATGAGGCTTATAAATTGTTTAATGGGATGTGGGGTGAAGGAATAGAACCGTGTATTGTTTCATGGAATATATTGATTAATAGTTATAATCAGTTAGGGCGATGTGATGTGGCTTTGGGGTTGATGAAGGAGATGGAGAGTTCTAGGGTAAGTCCTGACGTCTTTACTTGGACCTCAATGATCTCGGGGCTTGCACAAAATGGTAGGAGGTGGCAGGCCTTGTTTTTGTTTAAGGAGATGCTTTTGGCTGGGATCAAGCCTAATGGTGTTACCATCACAAGTGCAGTTTCCGCTTGTGCATCCTTGAAAGTATTAAAGCTGGggcttgaaattcattcaattgcCCTTAGGATGGGAATAACTGATAATGTGCTTGTTGGAAACTCCCTTATTGACATGTATGCTAAGTGCGGGGAACTGGAAGCTGCGAGGCAAGTCTTTGATATGATTGAAGAGAAAGATGTTTATACTTGGAATTCAATGATTGCTGGATATTGCCAAGCTGGGTACTGTGGGAAGGCTTATGAGCTCTTTATCAAAATGCAAGAATCTGATGTGAAGCCCAATGTGATTACATGGAATACAATGATCTCAGGATACATACAAAATGGAGATGAAGATCGAGCCATGGATCTTTTTCAACGAATAGAACAGGATGGAAAGATTAGGAGAAATACAGCATCTTGGAATGCTCTTATCGCTGGTTATGTGCAACTCGGGGCTATAGACAAGGCATTTGGAGTTTTCAGACAAATGCAATCATGCTCCATTAGTCCAAACTCAGTAACTATATTGAGTATCTTGCCTGGTTGTGCGAATTTAATTGCTACAAAAAAGGTGAAAGAGATCCACAGTTGTATTTTGCGGAGGGATTTAGAGTTTGTAATCTCTATTTCAAATTCTCTAATAGACACTTATGCAAAGTCAGGTAATATATTATATTCTAGAAACATATTTGATGGAATGTCGACTCGAGATATTATTTCCTGGAACTCAATAATAGGCGGTTATGTTTTACATGGTTGTTTTGATGCTGCCCTGGATCTCTTCTATCAGATGAGAAAGTTGGGGCTTAAACCTAATAGAGGTACCTTTTTAAGTATTATCCTTGCACATAGTATTGCCAAAATGGTGGATGAGGGAAAACAGATTTTTTCTAGCATCAGTGACAACTATGATATTATACCAGCCATAGAACATTACTCAGCTATGATAGATCTCTATGGCCGCTCTGGTCGGCTTGGAGAAGCAATGGAGTTTATTGAAGACATGCCTATAGAGCCCGACTCCTCTGTTTGGACTTCCTTGCTAACTGCCTCTAGGATTCATAAGGATATTGCTTTGGCTGTCCTTGCAGGGGAACGATCACTTGATTTGGAACCAGGAAATATTGTTGTTAACCAATTAATGTATCAGATATATAGCTTGTGTGGGAAATTGGATGACTCTTCAAAAGTGAGAAAGCTTGAAAAAGAGAGCACATTACGAAGATCTCTTGGGCACAGCTGGATTGAAGTCAGGAATAAGGTGCATACATTTGTCACTGGTGATCAATCTaagccatcctcaaaccttttgcaTTCATGGGTTCAAAACATCACTAGAGAAGTGAACATAGATGACCATCATGGTGGGGTTTTCATCGAGGAAGAAGAGAAAGAGGAAATTGGCGGCATTCATAGTGAAAAACTTGCAATAGCTTTTGCCTTGATCAGCTCACCTTCGTCCCCTCAAAGTATAAGGATTGTTAAAAACACCAGAATGTGTAGGAACTGCCATTTAACTGCCAAGTATGTTTCCTTGAGATTTGGGTGTGAGATATATCTGAGTGATACAAAGTTCTTCCACCATTTTAAGAATGGGCGCTGTTCTTGTGGAGATTATTGGTAG